In Aeromicrobium marinum DSM 15272, one genomic interval encodes:
- a CDS encoding SDR family oxidoreductase: MSLAGVTIIMSGGSRGIGEAIAVRAARDGANVALLAKTTEPHPLLPGTIHTAAAAIEEAGGQALPLVGDIRDDEFVADAVARTAEQFGGIDVVVNNASAIDLSRTEDVSMKKYDLMNDINARGTFLLSKLCIPWLRESSNPHILTLSPPLALDPKWHTGNTAYTMAKFAMSLVTLGLSGELREDGIAANSLWPRTAIDTAAVRNVVGAGLVSHSRTPQIMADAAYEILVQPSRETTGQFFIDDDVLEAAGVTDFSVYLNGGTEEQLALDFWVEPKGPHDPSLTLH; the protein is encoded by the coding sequence ATGTCCCTGGCCGGAGTCACGATCATCATGTCCGGCGGCAGCCGAGGGATCGGTGAGGCGATCGCCGTCCGGGCCGCCCGCGACGGGGCGAACGTCGCGCTGCTCGCCAAGACCACCGAGCCGCACCCGTTGCTGCCGGGGACGATCCACACGGCGGCGGCGGCGATCGAGGAGGCCGGTGGTCAGGCCCTCCCCCTGGTGGGCGACATCCGCGACGACGAGTTCGTCGCGGACGCGGTGGCCCGCACCGCCGAGCAGTTCGGCGGCATCGACGTCGTGGTCAACAACGCCAGTGCGATCGACCTGTCCCGCACCGAGGACGTGTCGATGAAGAAGTACGACCTGATGAACGACATCAACGCCCGCGGCACGTTCCTGCTCAGCAAGCTGTGCATCCCGTGGCTGCGCGAGTCGTCCAACCCGCACATCCTCACGCTGTCGCCGCCGCTGGCGCTGGACCCCAAGTGGCACACCGGCAACACCGCGTACACGATGGCGAAGTTCGCGATGAGCCTGGTGACCCTCGGTCTGTCCGGCGAGCTGCGCGAGGACGGGATCGCCGCCAACTCGCTGTGGCCCCGCACGGCCATCGACACCGCGGCGGTCCGCAACGTCGTGGGCGCGGGCCTGGTGTCGCACTCCCGGACGCCGCAGATCATGGCCGACGCGGCCTACGAGATCCTCGTGCAGCCGTCACGGGAGACCACCGGACAGTTCTTCATCGACGACGACGTGCTCGAGGCGGCCGGGGTGACCGACTTCTCGGTCTACCTCAACGGGGGCACCGAGGAGCAGCTGGCGCTGGACTTCTGGGTCGAGCCCAAGGGGCCCCACGACCCGTCCCTCACCCTGCACTGA